Proteins encoded together in one uncultured Sphaerochaeta sp. window:
- a CDS encoding cation diffusion facilitator family transporter — protein MKKNLALKVSYLNIFSNIVLAISKTTIGFIAHSSALLNDGINNAGDVVSSIIAMIGISAASKESDEDHQYGHERLESVAAILLSGIIMVVGFGLLVDGISTIITGGYHDNPLPGILAVIAAIVSIVIKQCMFLYTRWAGKKTDSSALMASAWDSQSDVLATTGGLIGIIASRLGYPIADSIAAIIISLFIIRVGIEIFRDGIYKMVDHACDEKTVEEIRLIILDQEGVKGIDLLRTRRFGSRAYVDVEISAEGSQSLVEAHCIAERVHHAIETSFPQVKHCMVHVNPYKHKKQ, from the coding sequence ATGAAGAAAAATCTTGCCTTGAAAGTTTCCTATCTCAATATATTCAGCAATATAGTTCTTGCCATCAGCAAGACCACAATTGGCTTTATCGCTCACTCTTCTGCCTTGCTTAATGATGGAATCAACAACGCGGGGGATGTGGTAAGTTCAATCATTGCCATGATCGGTATCTCAGCTGCCTCCAAGGAGTCTGACGAGGATCATCAGTATGGACATGAACGATTGGAATCAGTTGCTGCAATACTTCTTTCCGGAATCATCATGGTCGTGGGATTCGGCCTCCTTGTCGATGGTATTTCAACCATCATCACCGGCGGGTATCACGATAACCCTCTCCCTGGCATCCTTGCTGTGATTGCGGCAATTGTTTCCATTGTTATCAAGCAGTGCATGTTTCTCTATACTCGTTGGGCTGGAAAGAAAACTGACTCCTCTGCCTTGATGGCCTCGGCATGGGACTCCCAGAGTGATGTTTTGGCAACCACTGGAGGTCTGATCGGGATCATTGCCTCACGTTTGGGCTACCCTATCGCTGATTCCATCGCAGCAATCATCATCTCCCTCTTTATCATTCGGGTCGGAATTGAAATATTCCGTGATGGTATCTACAAGATGGTTGACCACGCTTGTGATGAAAAGACTGTGGAAGAGATTCGTCTCATCATTCTCGATCAGGAAGGGGTCAAGGGAATCGATTTGCTGAGAACCCGTAGATTTGGTTCTCGTGCCTATGTGGATGTTGAGATTTCAGCGGAAGGATCACAAAGCCTCGTTGAAGCTCACTGTATTGCCGAACGGGTCCACCACGCCATCGAAACCAGTTTCCCCCAAGTCAAACACTGTATGGTGCATGTAAATCCCTACAAGCATAAAAAGCAGTGA
- the aspS gene encoding aspartate--tRNA ligase: MAEEVFSQRTTTCGSLTKADNGAKVVLNGWVHRDRNHGALHFINLRDRYGITQVVVDDDASNELQAVANELHLEYCIAVTGVVRLRPDSMVNPEMVTGEVEVKAEKIEILSKCAPLPFQIDDGNEPREDLRLKYRYLDLRTQGMQKRMKLRHDFIFACRKFLTSRDFYEIETPTMIKSTPEGARDFLVPSRIYPGKFYALPQSPQLFKQILMVGGMDKYFQIARCYRDEDARGDRQLEFTQLDLEMSFVKRDDVLSLMEDLFGSVFKEVMDYDLPARFRRLSYHDALNTYGCDKPDLRFDLPLSDVNELALKSSFATFKDIVSQGGYVKAICAPKSETVDFSRKYITSLEDAAKIYGAQGLAWIKVGENNTFTGGVSKFFTGLEEELVSTVDAKEGDMILFVAHQDWKKCCASLSAVRTKLGKDLNLIRKSFEFCWIVDFPLFEYNEDEEHWEAAHHMFSMPQAEYLDTLESDPGSVKGDLYDLVLNGYEVASGSIRIHDVELQKRIFRICNFDDETAEERFGFLLNAFRYGAPPHGGIAPGVDRMIMIMAEETSIHEVIAFPKNTAGISPMDDSPSLVDEKQLEDLHLIVKYPEPKS, from the coding sequence ATGGCAGAAGAAGTATTTTCCCAACGAACAACTACCTGTGGATCACTGACCAAAGCTGACAATGGAGCTAAGGTGGTTCTCAACGGATGGGTACACCGTGACCGCAATCATGGGGCCCTGCATTTTATCAACCTCCGTGACCGCTACGGTATTACCCAGGTGGTAGTGGATGACGATGCCAGCAACGAACTTCAGGCAGTTGCAAATGAACTGCACTTGGAGTACTGCATTGCAGTGACAGGGGTGGTACGTCTCAGGCCCGATTCAATGGTCAATCCAGAAATGGTAACCGGAGAAGTTGAAGTTAAAGCTGAGAAGATTGAAATACTCAGTAAGTGTGCCCCACTACCATTCCAGATCGATGATGGTAATGAGCCGAGGGAAGACCTCAGGCTTAAGTATCGTTATCTCGATCTCCGTACCCAGGGAATGCAGAAGCGGATGAAGCTTCGTCATGACTTCATTTTCGCCTGCCGCAAGTTCCTCACCAGTCGTGACTTCTATGAGATTGAAACCCCTACCATGATCAAGAGCACCCCAGAAGGGGCTCGAGACTTCTTGGTACCCAGTAGAATTTACCCTGGTAAGTTCTATGCGCTTCCCCAAAGCCCACAGCTCTTTAAGCAGATCCTGATGGTCGGTGGTATGGATAAGTACTTCCAGATCGCTCGCTGTTATCGTGATGAGGATGCCAGGGGTGACAGACAGCTGGAATTCACCCAGCTTGACCTGGAGATGAGTTTTGTCAAACGTGACGATGTCCTCTCTCTTATGGAGGACCTCTTCGGTTCCGTATTCAAGGAAGTCATGGATTATGACCTCCCTGCTCGATTCAGGAGACTCAGTTACCATGATGCACTGAATACCTATGGTTGTGACAAACCAGATCTTCGCTTCGACCTTCCCCTCTCAGATGTCAACGAATTGGCCCTGAAGAGCAGCTTTGCCACCTTCAAGGACATTGTTTCCCAGGGTGGATATGTAAAGGCTATCTGTGCTCCAAAGAGTGAAACAGTTGACTTCTCACGCAAGTATATTACCAGCCTCGAGGATGCTGCAAAGATTTACGGTGCACAGGGATTGGCTTGGATCAAGGTAGGGGAGAACAACACATTCACCGGTGGCGTGAGCAAGTTCTTCACTGGACTTGAAGAGGAACTTGTTTCAACGGTTGATGCAAAGGAAGGGGATATGATCCTCTTTGTTGCCCATCAGGACTGGAAGAAATGTTGTGCCAGCCTTAGTGCGGTTCGCACAAAGTTGGGCAAGGACCTGAACCTGATCAGGAAGAGTTTTGAGTTCTGCTGGATCGTTGACTTCCCCCTCTTTGAGTACAATGAGGATGAAGAACACTGGGAAGCTGCACACCATATGTTCAGTATGCCTCAGGCGGAGTATCTCGATACTCTTGAGTCTGACCCCGGTAGCGTAAAGGGTGACCTGTATGACTTGGTCCTCAATGGGTATGAGGTAGCCAGTGGCTCAATCCGTATTCATGACGTTGAACTCCAGAAGCGAATTTTCCGTATCTGTAATTTTGATGACGAGACTGCAGAGGAGCGCTTCGGCTTCCTGCTCAATGCCTTTAGATACGGAGCTCCTCCCCATGGAGGTATTGCCCCGGGGGTCGATAGAATGATCATGATCATGGCAGAGGAAACCTCGATTCATGAAGTCATTGCTTTCCCGAAGAATACTGCTGGGATATCACCAATGGATGATTCTCCGTCACTAGTTGACGAGAAGCAACTTGAAGACCTACACTTGATCGTCAAGTATCCTGAGCCAAAGAGCTGA
- a CDS encoding class II aldolase/adducin family protein → METKKYEKYRRQVASFMTRLYDRQLTTASGGNISMRISKDLFCITPSALDKGLLTPDDIAVVTLEGKNLTPNLPLSIETEMHRLILVARPDIQAIVHAHPTYVSAFTAITKDGKCAINTHLIAESYYILEDPAYVEYRLMGTVDLAEQVAASSFDHDVLLLENHGAVALGRTMLEAFDKMELLERAAQMTVITKQMGGGEYEVRELPEPRLKQLMHMKYGSK, encoded by the coding sequence ATGGAAACCAAAAAATATGAAAAATACCGCAGGCAGGTAGCTTCTTTCATGACCCGCCTGTACGATCGACAACTCACCACTGCCAGTGGTGGCAATATTAGCATGCGGATCAGCAAGGATCTTTTTTGCATCACCCCCAGTGCGCTCGACAAAGGATTGCTCACTCCTGATGACATTGCTGTAGTAACCTTGGAAGGGAAGAATCTGACACCGAATCTACCTCTCAGTATCGAAACTGAGATGCATCGCCTGATTCTTGTAGCCCGTCCAGACATCCAGGCAATTGTGCATGCCCATCCAACGTATGTCTCTGCGTTCACTGCCATCACCAAGGATGGAAAGTGCGCCATCAACACGCATCTGATTGCAGAGTCATATTATATCCTTGAGGATCCAGCGTATGTTGAGTATCGATTGATGGGAACAGTGGACCTTGCCGAGCAGGTTGCTGCCAGCTCCTTTGACCATGATGTACTGCTCTTGGAAAACCATGGAGCGGTAGCCCTTGGGCGAACGATGCTCGAGGCTTTTGACAAGATGGAATTGCTCGAGCGTGCAGCGCAGATGACCGTCATCACCAAGCAGATGGGCGGCGGGGAGTATGAGGTGAGGGAATTACCGGAACCAAGACTGAAGCAGCTGATGCACATGAAGTACGGGTCAAAATAG
- a CDS encoding OsmC family protein yields MGEKKHVRADFVPGHYQFVTDKGSSFEIGPSSAPYDYLLGALSGCLFATFVELATKMRISWEHISFDVDGEKRDDPPTTLKSLHITVQATGVDNQKKFLKAFETASRYCSIYQTISQVSEMDYSVDFQ; encoded by the coding sequence ATGGGTGAGAAGAAACATGTTCGTGCCGACTTTGTACCTGGACACTACCAGTTCGTTACAGACAAGGGTTCCAGCTTTGAAATTGGCCCTTCCAGCGCGCCCTATGATTACCTGTTAGGTGCATTGAGTGGTTGTCTGTTTGCTACATTTGTGGAACTTGCTACAAAAATGCGAATCAGCTGGGAACATATCAGCTTTGATGTTGATGGAGAGAAGCGAGACGATCCCCCTACCACGCTTAAATCACTACATATTACGGTACAAGCCACTGGAGTGGACAATCAGAAGAAATTCCTGAAAGCCTTCGAGACAGCTTCCCGGTACTGTTCTATCTACCAGACCATATCACAGGTAAGTGAGATGGATTACTCAGTGGATTTCCAATAG
- a CDS encoding DUF6062 family protein — MKIELETIPVWDGVQENCECFICNLMAEAQKDAINFYLGNSVMNPETRVRVNEHGFCPKHWRMLAAANKPQGVALMGDTYLETTRVKAEAAINGLLSASNPRQAKRAVGAFHAVMASREKGCLVCSSMEERLQRYLYTTCYLWGEDPSFREALSQGKGFCLHHFTLLLEIGQKALSSKLYPAFVRAMAQLEVANLDRMAKDVHWMTQKYKSENADKPWHGCEDAHKRTVDKMTGRSRVIDPVR, encoded by the coding sequence ATGAAGATTGAATTGGAGACAATTCCTGTTTGGGATGGCGTGCAGGAAAACTGTGAATGTTTCATCTGCAACCTTATGGCAGAGGCACAGAAGGATGCAATCAATTTCTATCTGGGCAATTCTGTCATGAACCCAGAGACCAGGGTACGGGTGAATGAGCATGGTTTCTGTCCCAAACACTGGCGTATGCTTGCTGCAGCCAACAAGCCCCAGGGAGTTGCCTTGATGGGGGATACCTACCTTGAAACAACAAGAGTCAAGGCTGAGGCTGCGATCAATGGGCTTCTGTCAGCAAGTAATCCACGGCAGGCGAAGAGAGCGGTAGGAGCTTTTCATGCGGTAATGGCTTCACGAGAGAAAGGGTGCCTTGTCTGTTCATCTATGGAAGAGCGGCTCCAGCGGTACCTATACACGACCTGTTATCTATGGGGAGAGGACCCTTCCTTCCGTGAAGCCCTCTCACAAGGGAAAGGGTTCTGTCTTCATCACTTTACCCTCCTGCTGGAGATTGGACAGAAAGCGCTTTCCTCCAAATTGTATCCAGCGTTTGTACGAGCAATGGCTCAACTTGAGGTTGCCAACCTTGATAGGATGGCAAAAGATGTGCATTGGATGACACAGAAATACAAGTCGGAGAATGCAGACAAGCCTTGGCATGGCTGTGAGGATGCCCATAAACGGACAGTGGATAAAATGACAGGACGCAGCAGGGTTATAGATCCCGTTCGCTGA